Proteins from one Arthrobacter sp. Soc17.1.1.1 genomic window:
- a CDS encoding ROK family transcriptional regulator has protein sequence MTDSPNDIDLTDTERSVFSVVHAKGECTRPDISASLDVSKPTVSIAVSSLEAAGLIAPVRARQGSLGRSATVYAVAPTAGWLLGLDIGSTRVKLLARGLDGRELKSQSADLDGSSETRNSELLDLVNTLVAATVRELTAVAGPLRAVGVALPRIIPQYLTEVQGSGTASRPALAEILTALALDDGVPVLLENNVNCAALAEMELGSAQDVDDFAFLQVGVRIGSGIVADRRVVRGARGGAGEISALPTGWPAHPGTTDRFALEQYLGADQFLDRWVSTWDSQYGPAPATVADLFSYAAEGVPSAVAALDQHSRDIGQLALALTAVLDPALIVLGGGVGQNPHLLQGVRSAVQEVKPEVQVSAGSLGADATVQGAVVLTLDHALSRLLGSNYKRRLDDRTTVIFGQREASLQ, from the coding sequence ATGACCGATTCACCCAATGACATAGACCTCACTGACACCGAGCGCAGTGTGTTCTCGGTCGTTCATGCCAAGGGAGAGTGCACGCGGCCCGATATCAGTGCATCCCTGGACGTCTCCAAGCCGACCGTGAGCATTGCCGTCAGCTCGTTGGAGGCGGCCGGCCTCATAGCTCCCGTTCGCGCCCGACAGGGTTCGCTGGGCCGTTCTGCAACCGTGTATGCCGTGGCCCCGACGGCAGGCTGGCTACTGGGCCTTGATATCGGTTCTACCCGCGTGAAGTTACTTGCCCGAGGGTTGGATGGCAGGGAACTGAAGAGCCAGAGCGCCGACCTTGATGGGTCGTCCGAGACGCGCAACAGCGAGCTCCTGGATCTGGTGAACACGCTCGTGGCCGCAACGGTCCGCGAGTTGACTGCAGTCGCCGGGCCCCTGCGTGCAGTCGGAGTCGCCCTACCCCGGATCATTCCTCAGTACCTGACAGAGGTTCAAGGCAGTGGGACCGCGAGCAGGCCCGCACTGGCTGAGATCCTCACCGCCCTCGCCCTGGATGATGGCGTCCCTGTCCTACTGGAGAACAACGTCAATTGCGCCGCTCTTGCCGAAATGGAGCTGGGCAGCGCTCAGGATGTCGATGACTTCGCGTTTCTTCAGGTCGGGGTGCGGATCGGTTCGGGCATCGTCGCAGACCGCAGGGTCGTTCGCGGAGCACGCGGGGGAGCGGGAGAGATTTCGGCTCTTCCCACCGGGTGGCCCGCACACCCGGGAACCACCGACCGTTTCGCACTCGAGCAATACCTCGGCGCGGACCAGTTTCTTGACCGGTGGGTCTCAACATGGGACAGCCAGTACGGTCCGGCGCCGGCTACCGTGGCCGACCTGTTCAGCTATGCAGCAGAAGGTGTTCCTTCTGCAGTTGCTGCCCTGGACCAGCATTCACGCGACATCGGCCAGCTGGCGCTTGCCCTGACGGCCGTCCTTGATCCGGCCCTCATCGTTCTGGGAGGCGGGGTGGGGCAGAACCCTCACCTCCTGCAGGGAGTGCGCTCCGCGGTGCAGGAGGTCAAACCCGAGGTGCAGGTCAGTGCAGGGTCTCTGGGGGCAGATGCGACAGTCCAGGGGGCGGTCGTGCTCACCCTCGATCATGCTCTTTCCAGGCTGCTGGGATCCAACTACAAACGACGCCTCGATGACCGGACAACCGTGATCTTCGGCCAGCGCGAAGCTTCACTTCAATAG
- a CDS encoding ABC transporter ATP-binding protein, giving the protein MTTAHTLHVEDLTVGYGNRTVVEHLDLHVPMGGISVIVGANACGKSTLLRSMSRLLAPKSGQVVLDGRAVHHMPAKELARTLGLLPQSPTAPEGITVADLVGRGRHPHQGMFSRWTPADDQAVADALTATDTADLADRPVDELSGGQRQRVWIAMALAQQTDVLLLDEPTTFLDVTHQLEVLDLLTDLNRSRGTTIVIVLHDLNLAARYADHLIALQDGRIHALGSPADVLTEETIRSVFGLECRVIIDPTSGKPLMLPLGRHHTTAA; this is encoded by the coding sequence GTGACCACCGCTCACACACTGCACGTCGAGGACCTGACGGTCGGGTACGGCAATCGGACCGTCGTGGAGCACCTCGACCTGCACGTCCCCATGGGCGGCATATCAGTGATCGTCGGCGCCAACGCGTGCGGCAAGTCCACGCTGCTACGGTCCATGTCCAGACTCCTTGCGCCGAAGAGCGGGCAGGTCGTGCTCGACGGACGCGCAGTGCACCACATGCCGGCCAAAGAACTCGCCCGTACCCTGGGCCTCCTGCCGCAGTCTCCCACGGCGCCCGAGGGGATCACTGTCGCCGATCTTGTCGGCAGAGGCCGGCACCCGCATCAGGGCATGTTCTCCAGGTGGACCCCGGCTGACGACCAAGCGGTTGCCGACGCCCTGACCGCTACCGACACCGCGGACCTCGCCGACCGGCCGGTCGACGAACTGTCCGGCGGTCAGCGCCAGCGGGTCTGGATCGCCATGGCCCTGGCACAGCAGACCGACGTGCTGCTCCTCGACGAACCGACCACCTTCCTCGACGTCACTCACCAGCTCGAGGTGCTCGACCTCCTCACGGACCTCAACCGGTCCCGCGGTACCACGATCGTCATCGTGCTGCACGACCTGAACCTCGCAGCCCGGTACGCGGACCATCTCATCGCCCTGCAGGACGGCCGCATCCATGCCCTCGGATCACCCGCGGACGTGCTGACCGAGGAGACCATCCGAAGCGTGTTCGGGCTCGAGTGCAGGGTGATCATCGACCCCACATCGGGCAAGCCCCTCATGCTGCCCCTCGGACGGCACCACACCACCGCAGCATGA
- a CDS encoding N-acetylglucosamine kinase gives MTPVIVGIDVGGSKTAVRAADVGSGTLLTDLTVPTTSWRGSSFPAKAVVIMDLVDRHVGSDTAALAVGAHGCDTQEQCDALQEAIAELVPFPVRVVNDAHLLSYAAGYPTAIGVISGTGSIAVGTTSEGNGISAGGWGWLVGDDGGATGLVREAVRATLIALDRGDRDHILESALTTAAGVGRIGEVSMKLMLDRPEQWALLAPAVFSAAATGSPVAQRVISAAARSLGDLVNSVADRGAASDQIVLGGSVIASQPTFAAEVRALLATSQPHAVTVVMDQPPVSGAVVLAGLLHASRERGTASEAVDHAAGRPI, from the coding sequence GTGACACCCGTAATTGTAGGAATCGACGTCGGCGGCTCGAAGACAGCGGTGCGAGCCGCCGATGTCGGTTCCGGAACCCTTCTGACCGACCTGACGGTACCGACCACCTCGTGGAGAGGCAGCAGCTTCCCGGCGAAAGCTGTCGTCATCATGGACCTGGTCGACCGACACGTCGGCAGCGATACAGCTGCCCTCGCTGTCGGCGCCCACGGCTGCGATACCCAGGAGCAATGCGACGCTCTGCAGGAGGCTATTGCCGAACTGGTTCCGTTCCCGGTCCGCGTCGTCAACGACGCACACCTGCTTTCCTATGCGGCCGGTTACCCCACGGCCATCGGAGTCATCTCCGGGACGGGTTCCATCGCGGTCGGCACCACCTCCGAGGGGAACGGAATCTCCGCCGGCGGATGGGGGTGGCTGGTAGGTGACGACGGTGGCGCAACAGGCCTGGTACGAGAAGCAGTACGGGCGACCCTCATCGCCTTGGATCGTGGGGACCGGGACCACATTCTGGAGTCCGCACTGACGACCGCAGCGGGAGTGGGCCGCATCGGTGAAGTCAGCATGAAGCTCATGCTCGACCGGCCCGAACAATGGGCACTCCTCGCACCTGCCGTGTTCAGTGCCGCCGCGACAGGATCACCCGTTGCTCAACGAGTGATCAGTGCAGCCGCCCGTTCTCTTGGTGACCTCGTGAACTCCGTCGCTGATCGTGGCGCCGCCTCGGACCAGATTGTCCTCGGGGGTTCCGTCATCGCGTCGCAACCCACGTTCGCTGCCGAGGTTCGCGCGCTACTGGCGACCTCCCAGCCGCACGCCGTGACGGTAGTAATGGATCAACCCCCTGTCTCGGGGGCCGTGGTGCTCGCCGGCTTGCTGCACGCAAGCAGGGAGAGGGGAACGGCGTCCGAGGCGGTGGACCACGCAGCCGGCAGACCCATCTAG
- a CDS encoding carbohydrate ABC transporter permease produces MVYGLAMSFTDWSVSSRSTIHFVGLENYQYILSGEGLGSTRFLKSLLNLAVYVPITVAIGLGVSLGLALIVHNLPRRFQSFLRSGFFVPTAIPLFLCVGIWLWLMNSDNGLVAANLAKLGIGVDVNWLNTAGWAIAMIIFIDIWHSVGFNFVIFSTGMQEISEDLYEAADLDGANVFQKMMRITIPMMEPIIFFVITYSLISALQVYDIPQILTSGSDPNSVGGPNQVMLFPVMEMVRNVRAGGESALGRAAAEGVILMVIIIAVTFIMFKLRRKKV; encoded by the coding sequence ATGGTCTACGGCCTGGCCATGAGCTTCACGGACTGGTCCGTATCAAGTCGGAGCACCATCCACTTCGTCGGCCTCGAGAACTACCAGTACATCCTCAGCGGTGAAGGGTTGGGGTCCACACGGTTCCTCAAGTCTCTTCTCAACCTGGCCGTCTATGTGCCCATCACTGTTGCCATCGGCCTTGGTGTCTCGCTGGGCCTGGCACTGATCGTTCACAACCTGCCCAGACGGTTCCAGTCCTTTCTGCGTAGCGGATTCTTCGTTCCCACTGCGATTCCTTTGTTCCTGTGCGTGGGCATCTGGCTATGGCTGATGAACTCGGACAACGGACTGGTCGCAGCAAACCTCGCGAAGTTGGGCATCGGGGTCGACGTGAACTGGCTCAACACCGCCGGATGGGCGATCGCCATGATCATCTTCATCGACATCTGGCACTCCGTAGGATTCAACTTCGTCATTTTCAGCACTGGCATGCAGGAGATCTCGGAGGACCTCTATGAGGCCGCCGACCTCGACGGCGCCAACGTCTTCCAAAAGATGATGCGCATCACCATCCCCATGATGGAACCCATCATCTTCTTCGTCATCACCTACTCACTGATCAGTGCGCTGCAGGTCTATGACATCCCACAGATCCTCACCAGCGGATCGGACCCCAACTCGGTAGGCGGCCCTAATCAAGTGATGCTGTTCCCGGTGATGGAGATGGTGCGCAACGTACGTGCCGGCGGTGAATCCGCCCTGGGCCGAGCAGCTGCCGAGGGCGTCATCCTCATGGTGATCATCATCGCCGTGACCTTCATCATGTTCAAGCTGCGCCGGAAGAAGGTCTGA
- a CDS encoding carbohydrate ABC transporter permease, producing MRSRVVGSRNPRAGVTFMAVLALIWLLASLYPLWMIFSATFSADSTNMSTALVPDDLGNGWSKVVEAFTALDLGSTLRDTFVFTLIAIAGMAITSSLAAYEFTFFDFPGKKLLFATLMGSMMLPLVLYVVPLYRQVFNMGLADSYMGVALPLMVSPLSVFILMQFMEDLPRSFIEAAQVDGAGHFRIFFLIVVPMLRNGLITATVLLALSVWGAFLWPSLVTGQEVQALSVAIANMFNPNFYVDPRVRFAAMLIAMIPPLLVYIIFQRHVIKGVAMSGVKG from the coding sequence ATGCGATCACGTGTTGTTGGCAGCAGGAACCCACGCGCAGGCGTCACCTTCATGGCTGTCCTCGCGCTCATCTGGCTCCTGGCCAGTCTGTATCCGCTGTGGATGATCTTCAGCGCCACTTTCTCTGCGGACTCCACGAATATGAGCACCGCGCTCGTGCCGGACGATCTCGGAAATGGGTGGTCGAAGGTCGTCGAAGCGTTCACTGCGCTCGACCTGGGCTCTACCCTGCGCGACACCTTCGTCTTCACGCTCATCGCGATCGCGGGAATGGCCATCACCAGCTCCCTCGCTGCCTACGAGTTCACCTTCTTCGATTTCCCGGGTAAGAAGCTGCTCTTCGCCACCCTCATGGGCTCGATGATGCTCCCGCTTGTCCTGTACGTCGTGCCGCTGTACCGGCAGGTTTTCAACATGGGGCTGGCCGACTCCTACATGGGCGTAGCCCTACCGCTCATGGTGTCCCCGCTGTCAGTCTTCATCCTGATGCAGTTCATGGAAGACCTACCGCGGTCCTTCATCGAAGCCGCCCAGGTCGACGGCGCCGGTCACTTCCGCATCTTCTTCCTGATCGTCGTCCCGATGCTCAGGAACGGTCTTATCACCGCCACGGTCCTGCTCGCACTCAGTGTGTGGGGCGCGTTCCTATGGCCCTCGTTGGTCACAGGCCAGGAAGTGCAAGCGCTGAGCGTCGCAATCGCGAACATGTTCAACCCGAACTTCTACGTGGACCCACGCGTCCGTTTCGCGGCCATGCTGATCGCCATGATCCCCCCGCTGTTGGTCTACATAATCTTCCAGCGCCACGTGATCAAGGGAGTGGCGATGTCGGGAGTGAAGGGGTAG
- a CDS encoding SIS domain-containing protein, producing MTTTRPWLNFDEGIAAQSAGLTESVRQVRDWLATGAADSLKEKSLLFVGIGASYAAAATPVYFLREAGIPAFRSACADVPDHGPSLSDIYVGISQGGRSRETIQALLTVPKERRMAVVNNSESPLASEAGTVLSVGDLLDSRMSSIGFTATVAALGLLTEWITTGTTDAGWDEIGPLTERVMADNDDVLRRFAAEIAARGTVDVVAAAPNLTSAEQGALLFREGPFVPSMAMDTRSYLHGPMDCAGPATAHVLIGRAREGLLADQLSEKQVPILLITDDDVAASATIIRIPHLGAVQRSVLEVALMQRLVQHTADAFGRNIEDRAFTRYDTKVDSVRQVIDGTL from the coding sequence GTGACAACCACGCGACCATGGCTCAACTTCGACGAGGGCATCGCGGCGCAGTCGGCAGGCCTGACAGAGTCGGTTCGGCAGGTGCGGGATTGGCTGGCTACGGGCGCAGCCGACTCGCTGAAGGAAAAGAGCCTGCTCTTCGTCGGCATCGGAGCAAGCTACGCGGCGGCAGCAACCCCGGTGTATTTCCTGCGCGAGGCCGGCATTCCCGCGTTTCGTTCGGCGTGTGCCGACGTTCCGGACCACGGTCCTTCCCTGTCCGACATCTATGTCGGGATATCGCAGGGTGGACGCAGTAGGGAAACCATCCAGGCCTTGCTGACCGTTCCGAAGGAACGCCGGATGGCCGTCGTGAACAACTCCGAGTCACCCCTTGCCAGTGAAGCCGGGACAGTGCTGAGCGTCGGCGATCTGCTCGACAGCCGCATGTCCTCGATCGGTTTCACGGCAACCGTTGCCGCCCTGGGCCTGCTGACGGAGTGGATCACGACCGGCACGACCGACGCCGGATGGGACGAGATCGGGCCGCTGACCGAGCGGGTCATGGCGGACAACGATGATGTCCTTCGGCGTTTTGCCGCGGAGATCGCCGCCCGCGGAACGGTGGATGTGGTTGCCGCAGCCCCGAACCTGACCTCGGCCGAGCAGGGAGCGCTTTTGTTCCGCGAGGGTCCGTTCGTTCCGTCGATGGCCATGGATACCAGGTCATACCTGCACGGGCCGATGGACTGCGCGGGGCCAGCGACTGCTCACGTCCTGATCGGCCGCGCGAGAGAAGGCCTGCTGGCAGACCAGCTCTCGGAGAAGCAGGTTCCGATCCTGCTCATCACCGACGACGATGTGGCGGCATCGGCGACAATCATCCGCATCCCGCACCTCGGTGCGGTGCAACGCTCCGTCCTGGAAGTAGCACTGATGCAACGCCTCGTTCAGCACACCGCTGACGCCTTTGGGCGCAACATCGAAGACCGGGCCTTCACGCGGTATGACACCAAGGTGGACAGCGTCCGGCAGGTCATCGACGGGACGTTGTGA
- a CDS encoding FecCD family ABC transporter permease, with the protein MTTLQAPLRVGISGAEIAAGRRRRTRRRSLVVSVLAVLIVVAFAVSLSLGQTNYAPRDVLGVILGQDIDGASFTVGRLRLPRATLAVIAGLCFGIGGVTFQTMLRNPLASPDIIGISAGASAAAAFAIITLGLGATQVSVFAIVAGLAIALLVYALSFKGGVVGTRLILIGIGIAAMLDSVTAYVLSRAAQWDLQEASRWLTGSLNGARWSEVIPVAIALGILGPVLLTQARNLSTSQLGDDAAAALGVRVERTRVIVIIAAVGLIAFATAAAGPIAFVAFLSGPIAARIVGPGGSLLIPSALVGSLLVVTADFLGQYAFDVRYPVGVITGVLGAPYLVYLIVRTNRSGGSL; encoded by the coding sequence ATGACGACACTGCAGGCACCCCTACGCGTGGGAATCTCGGGCGCCGAGATAGCAGCGGGGCGGCGCCGGCGCACGCGACGGAGGAGCCTCGTCGTCAGCGTGCTCGCCGTGCTGATCGTCGTCGCTTTCGCGGTGTCACTGTCGCTCGGGCAGACCAACTACGCACCCAGGGACGTCCTGGGGGTCATCCTCGGGCAGGACATCGACGGTGCGAGCTTCACGGTCGGACGGCTCCGGCTCCCGAGGGCGACTCTCGCGGTGATCGCCGGACTCTGCTTCGGCATAGGCGGCGTGACCTTCCAGACGATGCTGCGGAACCCGCTGGCGAGCCCGGACATCATCGGGATCAGCGCAGGAGCCAGCGCTGCCGCGGCCTTCGCGATCATCACACTCGGGCTCGGCGCCACGCAGGTATCGGTGTTCGCCATCGTGGCCGGTCTCGCGATCGCGCTGCTGGTCTACGCGCTCTCCTTCAAGGGCGGTGTGGTGGGCACCAGGCTGATCCTGATCGGCATCGGGATCGCGGCGATGCTCGACAGCGTCACCGCCTACGTACTCAGCAGAGCGGCGCAATGGGATCTCCAGGAGGCGTCGCGATGGCTCACGGGCAGCCTGAACGGCGCCCGGTGGTCAGAGGTGATTCCCGTGGCGATCGCCCTGGGAATCCTCGGACCCGTGCTCCTCACGCAGGCCCGGAACCTGTCCACCTCCCAGCTGGGCGACGACGCCGCCGCAGCTCTCGGGGTGCGCGTCGAACGCACACGGGTCATCGTCATCATCGCCGCCGTCGGCCTCATCGCCTTCGCCACCGCGGCCGCCGGCCCCATCGCCTTCGTCGCCTTCCTCTCGGGACCGATCGCCGCCCGGATAGTCGGTCCGGGGGGATCCCTGCTGATCCCGTCCGCGCTGGTCGGGAGCCTGCTCGTCGTGACCGCCGACTTCCTCGGACAATATGCATTCGACGTCCGCTACCCGGTGGGCGTCATCACGGGAGTCCTCGGGGCGCCCTATCTCGTCTATCTGATCGTGCGGACGAACCGCTCGGGAGGCTCACTGTGA